The Faecalibacterium prausnitzii genome includes a window with the following:
- a CDS encoding PucR family transcriptional regulator → MANRVFQSVIYQMKDAIDRVVGVVDETGAVISCSELNLIGEVREGFMAERLTAGDRFVRDGYTYQQFSSAKHNDYAVFVEGADETAGQFAAVLSISLQSIKQYHDEKFDKSNFIKNVVLDNILPGDIYAKARELHFATDVSRVVFIVRVTSGGDISAYDVVSSLFPDKQKDFVFNISETDTVLVKEIRKGIDRTDMEKLAASIVDTLSGEHYIKAVVGIGTPISNVKDLATSFKEAQIAMEVSKVFDTEKQIIRYDNLGIARLIYQLPTTVCEMFLREVFKQGSIESLDQETLFTIQRFFENNLNVSETSRGLFVHRNTLVYRLEKIKKLTGLDLREFDDAIVFKVALMVKKYLSNNPAKY, encoded by the coding sequence ATGGCCAATAGAGTATTCCAGAGCGTGATCTACCAGATGAAAGACGCAATCGACCGTGTGGTCGGCGTGGTGGATGAGACCGGTGCAGTGATCTCCTGCTCGGAGCTGAACCTGATCGGAGAAGTGCGCGAAGGCTTTATGGCGGAGCGCCTGACAGCGGGCGACCGTTTTGTGCGGGATGGCTACACCTATCAGCAGTTCTCCAGCGCCAAGCACAACGACTACGCTGTCTTCGTGGAGGGCGCGGACGAGACCGCCGGTCAGTTTGCGGCGGTGCTGTCCATCAGCCTGCAGAGCATCAAGCAGTATCACGATGAAAAGTTCGACAAGTCCAACTTCATCAAGAATGTGGTGCTGGACAACATCCTGCCCGGCGATATCTACGCCAAGGCCAGAGAGCTGCACTTTGCCACCGACGTTTCCCGCGTCGTGTTCATCGTGCGCGTGACCAGCGGCGGCGATATCTCCGCTTACGATGTCGTCAGCAGCCTGTTCCCCGATAAGCAGAAGGACTTCGTCTTCAACATCAGCGAGACCGACACCGTTCTGGTCAAGGAGATCCGCAAGGGCATCGACCGCACCGATATGGAAAAGCTGGCGGCCAGCATCGTGGATACCCTGTCCGGCGAGCATTACATCAAGGCAGTCGTGGGCATCGGCACTCCCATCTCCAATGTGAAGGATCTGGCCACCTCCTTTAAGGAAGCCCAGATCGCCATGGAGGTGAGCAAGGTCTTCGATACCGAGAAGCAGATCATCCGCTACGACAACCTCGGCATCGCCCGCCTGATCTACCAGCTGCCCACCACCGTGTGCGAGATGTTCCTGCGCGAGGTGTTCAAGCAGGGCAGCATCGAGAGCCTGGATCAGGAGACGCTGTTCACCATCCAGCGCTTCTTCGAGAACAACCTGAACGTCTCTGAGACCAGCCGCGGCCTGTTCGTCCACCGCAATACGCTGGTGTATCGTCTGGAAAAGATCAA